The Pogona vitticeps strain Pit_001003342236 chromosome 3, PviZW2.1, whole genome shotgun sequence genome includes a window with the following:
- the LOC110089071 gene encoding matrix metalloproteinase-27 isoform X1: MKSLLLLLLSAAFSYGLPVLSGKTSEEQKMQLAQDYLNQFYTQEQEPGQRGWKSNYSFMDKIRQMQTFFGLNVTGKVNAATLEVMQQPRCGVPDIGQYVLALPGWEKTKLTYRIVNYTPDMEKADVDTAIQRAFEVWSTVTPLTFRRVHNERSDIIIEFATRVHGRCPRHFDGPLGVLGHAFPPGHPLRGNVHLDEDEAWTARLEAPGRRRSVKYPDDVIAPALRKVPELYSPVIPAHYSTIEFNLWLVAAHEIGHVLGLAHSSDPRALMFPNYKPIDPEDFPLAQDDIDGIQAIYGPSLNPPKKPVKPAKPKACSPKISFDAVTTLRREIIFLKGRYLWRVYPSHSEVDLELISTFWPFLPSGIQAAYENMNDQVFFFKDNHVWMISGFQMQPGYPKTIDSLGFPQSTKKIDAAVFDKNTQKTYFFVGNKYWRYDENSQSMDKGNPRNIKNDFPAIGQKVDAVFQHNGLFYFFQGSKQWEFDPNTKRVIRAMKSNSWFNC; encoded by the exons ATGAAGAGCCTTCTGCTTTTGCTATTGTCTGCTGCATTCTCATACGGACTCCCGGTTTTGTCAGGGAAAACAAGTGAAGAGCAAAAGATGCAGCTTGCACAG GactatttaaatcagttttatacACAAGAACAGGAACCAGGGCAGCGGGGGTGGAAAAGCAATTACTCCTTTATGGACAAAATCCGACAGATGCAAACATTTTTTGGACTGAATGTCACCGGAAAGGTCAATGCAGCCACACTGGAAGTTATGCAGCAACCGAGGTGTGGGGTACCTGATATTGGACAGTATGTCTTGGCTCTTCCTGGGTGGGAGAAAACCAAGCTTACATACAG GATTGTGAATTATACTCCTGATATGGAAAAAGCTGACGTGGACACAGCCATCCAAAGAGCATTTGAAGTTTGGAGTACAGTGACTCCTTTAACCTTCAGGAGAGTTCATAATGAGAGATCAGACATCATCATTGAGTTTGCAACTCGAG TGCATGGCCGCTGTCCTCGGCATTTTGATGGGCCCCTGGGAGTCCTTGGACATGCTTTCCCACCTGGCCATCCCCTTCGTGGAAATGTTCATTTGGATGAAGATGAAGCCTGGACGGCCAGACTGGAAG CCCCAGGGCGAAGAAGATCAGTCAAATACCCTGATGATGTCATTGCTCCTGCATTGAGAAAGGTCCCAGAGCTATACTCACCTGTGATCCCTGCTCATTACAGCACCATTG AATTCAACTTGTGGTTGGTGGCTGCTCACGAGATTGGCCATGTGCTTGGCCTGGCGCATTCAAGTGACCCAAGAGCACTGATGTTCCCAAATTATAAACCCATTGATCCTGAGGATTTTCCACTTGCCCAAGATGACATTGATGGCATTCAAGCCATCTATG GACCATCATTAAATCCTCCAAAGAAGCCAGTGAAGCCAGCAAAACCTAAAGCTTGCAGTCCTAAAATATCATTTGATGCTGTCACTACACTTCGaagagaaataatatttttaaagggcaG ATATCTCTGGAGAGTGTACCCAAGTCATTCTGAAGTAGATTTGGAATTGATTTCTACCTTTTGGCCTTTCTTACCATCTGGCATCCAAGCAGCTTATGAAAACATGAATGATcaagttttctttttcaaag ATAATCACGTTTGGATGATTAGCGGGTTTCAGATGCAGCCTGGCTACCCTAAAACCATCGACAGTTTGGGCTTCCCACAAAGCACTAAGAAAATTGATGCTGCTGTTTTTGATAAAAATACTCAAAAAACCTATTTCTTCGTGGGTAACAAGTATTGGAG GTATGATGAAAACAGTCAATCTATGGACAAAGGCAACCCGCGAAACATAAAGAATGATTTTCCTGCAATTGGGCAGAAGGTTGATGCTGTTTTTCAGCATAATG gaCTCTTCTATTTTTTCCAAGGGTCTAAGCAATGGGAGTTTGATCCAAATACTAAAAGAGTGATCCGTGCAATGAAAAGCAACAGCTGGTTTAACTGttaa
- the LOC110089071 gene encoding matrix metalloproteinase-27 isoform X2, producing the protein MDKIRQMQTFFGLNVTGKVNAATLEVMQQPRCGVPDIGQYVLALPGWEKTKLTYRIVNYTPDMEKADVDTAIQRAFEVWSTVTPLTFRRVHNERSDIIIEFATRVHGRCPRHFDGPLGVLGHAFPPGHPLRGNVHLDEDEAWTARLEAPGRRRSVKYPDDVIAPALRKVPELYSPVIPAHYSTIEFNLWLVAAHEIGHVLGLAHSSDPRALMFPNYKPIDPEDFPLAQDDIDGIQAIYGPSLNPPKKPVKPAKPKACSPKISFDAVTTLRREIIFLKGRYLWRVYPSHSEVDLELISTFWPFLPSGIQAAYENMNDQVFFFKDNHVWMISGFQMQPGYPKTIDSLGFPQSTKKIDAAVFDKNTQKTYFFVGNKYWRYDENSQSMDKGNPRNIKNDFPAIGQKVDAVFQHNGLFYFFQGSKQWEFDPNTKRVIRAMKSNSWFNC; encoded by the exons ATGGACAAAATCCGACAGATGCAAACATTTTTTGGACTGAATGTCACCGGAAAGGTCAATGCAGCCACACTGGAAGTTATGCAGCAACCGAGGTGTGGGGTACCTGATATTGGACAGTATGTCTTGGCTCTTCCTGGGTGGGAGAAAACCAAGCTTACATACAG GATTGTGAATTATACTCCTGATATGGAAAAAGCTGACGTGGACACAGCCATCCAAAGAGCATTTGAAGTTTGGAGTACAGTGACTCCTTTAACCTTCAGGAGAGTTCATAATGAGAGATCAGACATCATCATTGAGTTTGCAACTCGAG TGCATGGCCGCTGTCCTCGGCATTTTGATGGGCCCCTGGGAGTCCTTGGACATGCTTTCCCACCTGGCCATCCCCTTCGTGGAAATGTTCATTTGGATGAAGATGAAGCCTGGACGGCCAGACTGGAAG CCCCAGGGCGAAGAAGATCAGTCAAATACCCTGATGATGTCATTGCTCCTGCATTGAGAAAGGTCCCAGAGCTATACTCACCTGTGATCCCTGCTCATTACAGCACCATTG AATTCAACTTGTGGTTGGTGGCTGCTCACGAGATTGGCCATGTGCTTGGCCTGGCGCATTCAAGTGACCCAAGAGCACTGATGTTCCCAAATTATAAACCCATTGATCCTGAGGATTTTCCACTTGCCCAAGATGACATTGATGGCATTCAAGCCATCTATG GACCATCATTAAATCCTCCAAAGAAGCCAGTGAAGCCAGCAAAACCTAAAGCTTGCAGTCCTAAAATATCATTTGATGCTGTCACTACACTTCGaagagaaataatatttttaaagggcaG ATATCTCTGGAGAGTGTACCCAAGTCATTCTGAAGTAGATTTGGAATTGATTTCTACCTTTTGGCCTTTCTTACCATCTGGCATCCAAGCAGCTTATGAAAACATGAATGATcaagttttctttttcaaag ATAATCACGTTTGGATGATTAGCGGGTTTCAGATGCAGCCTGGCTACCCTAAAACCATCGACAGTTTGGGCTTCCCACAAAGCACTAAGAAAATTGATGCTGCTGTTTTTGATAAAAATACTCAAAAAACCTATTTCTTCGTGGGTAACAAGTATTGGAG GTATGATGAAAACAGTCAATCTATGGACAAAGGCAACCCGCGAAACATAAAGAATGATTTTCCTGCAATTGGGCAGAAGGTTGATGCTGTTTTTCAGCATAATG gaCTCTTCTATTTTTTCCAAGGGTCTAAGCAATGGGAGTTTGATCCAAATACTAAAAGAGTGATCCGTGCAATGAAAAGCAACAGCTGGTTTAACTGttaa